CAATGAAACGGATTGTATGTTGGGATACCATGCAGTACCTTTTATTGCTGATGCATACCTGAAAGGATATACCGGTTTTGATCCAAACGAAGCTTTTGAAGCCATGAAAGCTTCTGCTACAAGAGATGATTATGGCATGAAGGATATCAAAGCGAAAGGCTATATCTCTTCCGAACATGAAAAGGAGTCCGTGTCCAAAGCGATGGAATACGCAATCGACGACTGGTGTATAGCAGCCATGGCAAAGAAACTGGGTCGTACCGAAGACTTTGAATATTTCTCTAAACGGGCAACTTATTACAAGAACTACTTCGATCCTTCCATACGTTTTGTGCGACCAAGAATGGATGATGGTAGCTGGAAAACGCCTTTTGACCCTTTTAATTCTATCCATGAATTCGGAGATTTTACCGAGGGCAATAGCTGGCAGTATACCTGGCTGGTACCACAGGATCCGGAAGGCCTGATTGCCCTGCTGGGTGGCGATGAGCCGTTCACAAAAAAACTTGATAGCCTGTTCACCGCTTCAGGTGATATGGGTGACAAGGCAAGTAGTGATATCTCTGGTCTGATCGGGATGTATGCACATGGCAACGAACCAAGCCATCACGTCACTTACCTCTACGCTTATGCCGGTAACCAGTGGAAGACGGCAGAAAAGGTAAGACAGGTGGTCAATGAATTCTATACCACTACGCCCGAAGGGCTGGCGGGTAACGAGGATTGTGGTGCCATGTCTTCCTGGTATGTAATGTCTTCATTAGGTTTCTACCCTGTAAACCCTGCAAAAGGAATTTATGTACTGGGTAGCCCGCTGTTTGATAAGGCAGTGCTGAAATTAGCCGGTGGAAAAACCTTTACGGTGGAGACGGTGAACAATAGCGGGACGAATATCTATATCCAGAGCGCTACGCTGAATGGTAAGCCGTATAAGAACAGTTATATCCGTCATGCGGATATGGTGAAAGGAGGGGTGCTGAAAATCAAAATGGGCCCTCAGCCAAACTATAATTTTGGTAAGGCACCAGAAAATCGCCCGGATTCTAAATTCTGATTTTTTATAACTGATCAAAAAGCCGCTTTTGTCCGTCGGGCAAAAGCGGCTTTTTGTTTTTGCTGCCTGCCTGCGGCTAAAAATCAGACCCCGCATTCAAATCCTGGCCGAAGGTTATGAAATTGATAAAATACTACTCAAATTTGCGAAAATAATATAGCGTATAAAATAATAAGCGTAAGAAAAACAACTTGTTATCTCAAATCATTAACTGGTAATTAACTTAATTATCAAACAGATGGTCCTAACTTCGATGCAATAGATTGCAATAGAAATTCACGTGCAGAAGCCACCGTCTTATTTAACAAGGAATTATTTATGATGATCGAGAATCACGAGCACATTTACCAGCTCCTTTTGGAAAAACGAAACGGTACCATCAGCGAAGCAGACGATGCCTGGGTCGCAGGTCTTATCGACAGCCACGAAGAGATCGCCCTTATGTGGCGTGCCCTGAAACATAGCTACATCACCCCCGGGGAAGAAGCCTTCTGGTATCAGATCGATGAAAATGCTGCCTGGAAAAATGTAAAAAGCCAGCTCACCGTACCGGGCAAAAAGGTTCACATGAACCGTACGCTCCTGATGGCCGCTGTCATCACGGCCCTCGTAGCCCTTGCCATCAGCGCCGTTTGGCGTTCCGGTATCTGGCAAAAAGATACCCCTCTGCCACTCGCTACTGCCAACAACCCCGTAGGCACCGTTCCCGGTTTGCAATTACAACTTGCCAACGGTAGCACAGTAGCCCTGCCGTACAACCAGGCCCGTCAGCAAATAACTGCCGGTGACGTTCAGCTGAGTGCCGGCGCCAAACAATTACAATATACAGCCAGTGGAAATATGGGAGAAGGGTTCAATACACTGACCGTTCCCCCCAAAATGGATTATAAACTCGCCCTTTCTGACGGTACAGAAGTATGGCTGAATGCCACCTCCAAACTCCGCTTCCCCTTCGCTTTCAACGGCGATAAAAGGGAAGTATACCTGGAAGGCGAGGGCTACTTCAATGTTGCAAAGAAAGACGGACAGCCTTTTATTGTACACACTGCCCACACAGATATTACCGTACTCGGTACCACGTTCAATGTGAACGCATACAACAAAGACGTAACCACTACCTCCCTGGTAACAGGTAAGGTGCTGACTAAATCCGGCAACGAGGAAGTAACCCTGAAACCCGGCCAGCAGGTAGCATACAATACCAGTAACAAATACAGCGTGGACAACTTTGACGCTGACGAAGTACTGGCTTGGATGCGTGGTCTCTATGTCTTCCACAACACCTCTTTGGAACACATCGCTACTGTAATAGAGCGGTGGTATGGCGTAAAAGTAGTGTTCGACGACCCTTCCCTCGCTGGCAAGAAATTTACCGGTGGACTGGAAAAACTTCAGACCCTTGATTACTTCCTCGAAACACTACAGATCATTGGAGATGTAGATCACTACTACGACAATGACATATTGCACCTGAAATTGAAGAAATAATTGTTATTCAGACAATTATAGATTTCGATAAAATAAAAGCTAACTTAATATCCGGTACTGCTGCTGCAAATTCCGGATGGCGTACTTGATCAGGGAATTATGCCCTGTCAGGTTTAGCTTTTTTGAAATGTTGTGCCTGTGGTTCTCAACAGTCTTGATACTAATGTTGAGTGCCTGTGCAATTTCTTTAGTGCTCAATCCTTCCGCAATCATCTGCATAATGCGTAGTTCTGTTTTACTCAGTTTGCTGTGTATCTCCGGGGCAACTACAGGCATAGACACAATTGTGGTATGCTTTTTCTCCCGATGTTGCAGGTTGAAAACCGTAAACCTTGTGATCCTCGATTTAATGCTCATGAGCAGTTCTTTGCTCTTAAAAGGCTTGGTCAGAAAATCATCTGCACCGAGATTCATTCCCATCCGCATATCTTCCTTACTTTCTTTGCCACTGATCAGTATAATGGGTAAATGCTGTAGTGTGGGGTCGTTTCGCAATTCCATAAGGAAGTGGTAACCACTGCCACCTCTCAGTTTTACGCCACATAAAATGAGGTCCGGTTTAAACTGACGGCTCATGTACATCCCTTCTTCAGGGGTTGTACTGGTGATCAGATCGTAGTTGTGTAGGGTTAGCAGCTGCTGGATTTTCCGGATTAAAGCAGTGTCTTCCTCCAAGAGTAAAATTTTATAGATTGGTGCTGTCATTCAATTTAATTTGAGCTGGTTTATACGTTCTCGTTAGGCCTGTTTTCGCTGCATAGGGGCCTTTTTTAGTTCGCTGGTTCTCATCAAGAACGCATATCTCCTGCTGACGTGGTTTAATAGGACTGATAAATGCCACTGTTAGATTGAATAAATTTTCCCTCTCTGATTGGTGAAAGCGATGGATAATAGTTGGTTCCTTTCTCCAAAGTTGCAGGTAATGTGCTAATGACCATACTCATGTTTTTTTAGTCTAATAATAATGTCTTTTTCCTAGTGGGGTTTTTCAAGAAGATAGGTATGGATTCCAACTGCTGACCTGCACGTAAATATGCGTCAAATAACCGCCCCTTTTGCCTTTTCAGCTGTGGTCGATGCTTAAAATAAGTGTTAGTACCTAGAAATATGTGTGTCCTTACTCATTTTATAAAAAAGCATGCCAATAAATGTAGTTTTGACGACAACAATTTTACATCTTTACAGTAACAAATGCATAAAGCATTTAAAACTAGATATATTCAGTGTAAAAATTAACATCAATAAGGTATAAAATTTATGTCTTATTACATTGATTTAATTTTTTGGAACGATATACAAGTGAAACAGGAAGAGTATAGCTCAAAATTGATAGAGAGCCATATCCATAATAAAGCCAGACTCTCGCTAAGCCTTGGTATGCGTATTGGGTACCAGGGCAATTGCGATAGATTTGGGAACCCAAGGCTACAAGCTGTGTATCCCTCTATACCAGGCTCTGCATAGGAACTGTGTAACCCCACGGTAAATATATAGAACAGCGCCAGGTACCTTATTAATACACAGGTTTTCATAGGATAGATAACTAAATTGCCGCCTATTCCTGGGCGGCATTTCGTTTTTCAGGCAGTCATGACCTGTATTTTTCTTCTGCGCACAATCCCTTTTCCGCCAGTCACTGCCTGTATATTCTTTTGCCAGCCATCCCTTTCCCGCTAGTCACTGCCTGTATATTCTTTTGCCAGCCATCCCTTTCCCGCTAGTCACTGCCTGTATATTCTTCTGCCAGCCATCCCTTTCCCGCTAGTCGCTGCCTGTATATTCTTCTGCCAGCCATCCCTTTCCCGCCATTTGCCCTCCCCATTACCGCCTCCTGCCTTCCCTCCGCCATACTTTCATTCCCACTTCCATTTTACCATTCCCACCACCCGTTTCCTTTTGATTAAATAATTCATTAGTTTTATTCCGCAGGTCTTCAGACCCTTCTAACAGCAATGTATATACTATTAACTTAAATAATTCCATGGAACAATCCACTACTCACTCAGCCCGGAGAAAGTTTCTTCGCAACCTATCGCTTGGAACCCTGGCCGCCGCTGCTCTTCCTGAAATCTCATTCGCCCATGCACATAGTGAAAGCGCCAAAAAAATCACCCTGAAAAAGGACGCTGTCATCCTGTTCCAGGGCGATTCTATCACCGACGCCGGCCGTAAAAGAGATCAAAATGAAGCAAATCATGGCGGTGCACTCGGCACCGGGTACGCTTTCCTCGCCGCCGCCGCTTTGTTGAAACAATTCCCTGACCGGAACCTGAAAATCTATAACAGGGGCATCAGTGGGAATAAAGTATACCAACTGGCAGAACGCTGGGATAACGACTGCCTCAACCTGCAGCCGGATGTACTCAGCATTCTCATTGGGGTGAATGACTATTGGCATACCCTGACCGGTAACTATACCGGTACCATTAAAACCTATAAGGATGATTTTACTGCCCTCCTGGACCGTACTAAACAAAAATTACCGGATGTACAGCTGATTATCGGGGAGCCTTTCGCTGTGAACCATGTGAAGGCTGTAGATGATAAATGGTTCCCGGCTTTTAATGATTATCGTGCAGCTGCAAAGGAGATAGCAGGGAAGTATAATGCCATCTTTATTCCTTACCAGGATATATTTGATAAGGCACAGCAATCTGCGCCCGGGAGCTACTGGACAGGAGATGGCGTGCACCCCAGCCTGGCAGGTGCAGAGCTGATGGCAGGTAGCTGGTTAAATACCGTTAAATGAGAATGTATCAAAACTTCTGTGAATCGCTTATCTCCATCCGAATTACCTAAATATAAAAGGCACTTGCGAAAGCCAGTGCCTTTTATATTTTAAACGTACCATCTATTTTTTCAATAACCTGGCCCTGTTGTATTCGTAATTCATACGTGCAATATGAAGCACTGAAATACCTTGCGGACATTCAACCTGGCAGGCTTCCGTATTCGAACAATGCCCGAAACCTTCCTCATCCATCTGTTGTATCATATTGACCACACGTGCAGCACGTTCTTCCTGCCCTTGCGGCAGGATTGATAACTGTGCGATCTTGGCAGCTGTAAAAAGAACGGCGCTTCCGTTCTTACATGTGGCTACACAGGCACCGCAACCAATGCAGGTGGCAGCGTCAAAGGCAGCTTCAGCTACCTGATGAGTCACACGTGTTGTATTAGCCTCCGGTGCCTGCCCGGTATTCACCGAAACAAATCCCCCGGAAGATATAATACGATCAAAAGCCCTCCTGTCTACTTTCAGGTCCTTTCTTACCGGGAAGGCTGCTGTACGGAAAGGTTCGATAAGAATATTTTCCCCGTCTTTAAATTCACGCATATGCAACTGGCAGGTGGTGATATTTTTCACCGGGCCGTGCGCAATGCCGTTGATCATCACGCCGCATTGTCCGCAGATCCCTTCACGACAATCATGATCAAATTCCACAGGGTCTCCGCCTGTCAGGATCAGGGTTTCATTCAGGTGGTCCAACATTTCCAGGAAGGACATATGTGGATTGATATTGTCTACGGTATAGTCAACTAATTTCCCTTCGGAATCAGTGTCTTTTTGTCTCCATATCTTAAGATGTAGTTTCATCTCTGTTTATTTGTAACTGCGTACAGTTGGTTTAATGGTTTCAAAAATCAAGGGCTCTTTATGAAGGATGGGGGCAGCATTTTTCCCATTCCATTCCCAGGCTGAGATAAACTGGAATGCTGCATCATTGCGCATAGCTTCTCCATCTGCTGTCTGGTATTCTTCCCTGAAATGTGCCCCACACGATTCGTTGCGGGTAAGCGCATCATAACACATCAGTTCACCCAGTTCCAGGTAATCTGCCACACGACCCGCTTTTTCCAGCTCGCTGTTCATCTGGTCCCCGCTACCCGGCACGCTGACGTTCTTATAAAAATCCTGTCGTAATGCACCAATTTGTTCAATGGCCAGTTGAAGTCCCTGCTCAGTACGTACCAGGCCACAATATTCAT
This Chitinophaga sancti DNA region includes the following protein-coding sequences:
- a CDS encoding FecR family protein is translated as MMIENHEHIYQLLLEKRNGTISEADDAWVAGLIDSHEEIALMWRALKHSYITPGEEAFWYQIDENAAWKNVKSQLTVPGKKVHMNRTLLMAAVITALVALAISAVWRSGIWQKDTPLPLATANNPVGTVPGLQLQLANGSTVALPYNQARQQITAGDVQLSAGAKQLQYTASGNMGEGFNTLTVPPKMDYKLALSDGTEVWLNATSKLRFPFAFNGDKREVYLEGEGYFNVAKKDGQPFIVHTAHTDITVLGTTFNVNAYNKDVTTTSLVTGKVLTKSGNEEVTLKPGQQVAYNTSNKYSVDNFDADEVLAWMRGLYVFHNTSLEHIATVIERWYGVKVVFDDPSLAGKKFTGGLEKLQTLDYFLETLQIIGDVDHYYDNDILHLKLKK
- a CDS encoding response regulator transcription factor — encoded protein: MTAPIYKILLLEEDTALIRKIQQLLTLHNYDLITSTTPEEGMYMSRQFKPDLILCGVKLRGGSGYHFLMELRNDPTLQHLPIILISGKESKEDMRMGMNLGADDFLTKPFKSKELLMSIKSRITRFTVFNLQHREKKHTTIVSMPVVAPEIHSKLSKTELRIMQMIAEGLSTKEIAQALNISIKTVENHRHNISKKLNLTGHNSLIKYAIRNLQQQYRILS
- a CDS encoding SGNH/GDSL hydrolase family protein, translating into MEQSTTHSARRKFLRNLSLGTLAAAALPEISFAHAHSESAKKITLKKDAVILFQGDSITDAGRKRDQNEANHGGALGTGYAFLAAAALLKQFPDRNLKIYNRGISGNKVYQLAERWDNDCLNLQPDVLSILIGVNDYWHTLTGNYTGTIKTYKDDFTALLDRTKQKLPDVQLIIGEPFAVNHVKAVDDKWFPAFNDYRAAAKEIAGKYNAIFIPYQDIFDKAQQSAPGSYWTGDGVHPSLAGAELMAGSWLNTVK
- a CDS encoding succinate dehydrogenase/fumarate reductase iron-sulfur subunit; the protein is MKLHLKIWRQKDTDSEGKLVDYTVDNINPHMSFLEMLDHLNETLILTGGDPVEFDHDCREGICGQCGVMINGIAHGPVKNITTCQLHMREFKDGENILIEPFRTAAFPVRKDLKVDRRAFDRIISSGGFVSVNTGQAPEANTTRVTHQVAEAAFDAATCIGCGACVATCKNGSAVLFTAAKIAQLSILPQGQEERAARVVNMIQQMDEEGFGHCSNTEACQVECPQGISVLHIARMNYEYNRARLLKK